The following are encoded in a window of Sutcliffiella horikoshii genomic DNA:
- a CDS encoding HIT family protein, with protein sequence MVIAKMRSGFAAIGDTQFLPGYCVLLPFREFSSLEELNYMQRSEYLLDMSLIGEAIVKVCNPRRVNYSIYGNTDAYLHAHVFPRYNWEPVERIPYPVWQSSSDRWRSTEYQYSDVKHRELKEKLSNKIYELMEKAY encoded by the coding sequence ATGGTTATTGCAAAAATGAGAAGTGGTTTTGCTGCTATTGGTGATACACAGTTTCTACCAGGTTATTGTGTACTATTACCATTCAGAGAATTTAGTTCTTTGGAAGAGCTTAATTATATGCAACGAAGTGAATACTTGCTAGACATGAGTTTAATTGGAGAAGCAATAGTAAAAGTGTGTAATCCAAGAAGAGTTAACTATTCTATTTATGGGAATACAGATGCTTATTTACATGCACATGTGTTTCCACGATATAATTGGGAGCCTGTAGAACGAATTCCTTATCCTGTATGGCAATCTTCAAGTGATAGGTGGCGTAGTACTGAATATCAATACTCTGATGTGAAACATAGAGAATTGAAGGAGAAGTTAAGTAATAAGATTTATGAGTTGATGGAGAAAGCTTATTAA
- a CDS encoding NUDIX hydrolase, protein MALVDYIKDLRQAVGNMPLIICAVGVIVSDSNNKILLIKRSDDGNWCIPGGVMDVGESIQETAIREVFEETYMNIGELKLLNVYSGKQQHHIYPNGDEVYFVNVVFFTSTYSGQFKPDGIESDEIRFYSIDELPDKISPTNKPFIEDFKKLSSKNQSL, encoded by the coding sequence ATGGCATTAGTGGATTACATAAAGGATTTACGACAGGCGGTAGGTAACATGCCACTGATAATATGTGCAGTAGGTGTTATTGTTTCAGACTCTAACAATAAAATTCTCTTGATCAAAAGAAGTGATGATGGTAACTGGTGTATACCTGGTGGGGTTATGGATGTAGGAGAAAGCATTCAAGAAACCGCAATAAGAGAAGTATTTGAAGAAACATATATGAATATAGGGGAATTGAAGTTGTTGAATGTGTATTCTGGCAAGCAGCAGCATCACATTTATCCAAATGGTGACGAGGTTTACTTTGTTAATGTAGTATTTTTCACATCAACTTATAGTGGTCAATTTAAACCTGATGGGATAGAAAGTGACGAAATTAGGTTTTATAGTATTGATGAATTACCTGATAAAATTTCCCCTACTAATAAACCCTTCATTGAGGACTTTAAGAAATTAAGTAGTAAAAATCAATCTTTATAA
- the ltrA gene encoding group II intron reverse transcriptase/maturase gives METKLLRIAELAKSDPKMKFTSLAHLLKKQALAQCHHELPNRKATGVNGTTKEQYGENLEENIEELVSRLKSKSYRPVPVRRMYIPKLNSNKKRPLGIPEHEDKIVQKGITKILNTIYENDFLDCSFGFRPNRSCHDALKILNLYIEKRAVNYVVDVDIRGFFDNVDHKWMMEFLKLRIADPSLLRIIGRFLKGGYMEEGKKYKTDNGTPQGGVISPVLANVYLHYVLDLWFEKRVKKHCKGQAYLVRYADDFVCCFQYQSEAQKFFQSLKVRLKKFNLEIAEDKTKIIPFGRLAEKYAKQKGNRKPATFDFLGFTHYCGKSKQGKFRMKRKTSRKKVQAKLKESKEWLKKNRNKKIHIIMDRFRRSLIGYYNYYCITDNTTNVGNFKCKIEELLFKWLNRRSQRKSFKWDKFRLFLDKHPLPSPRIKVNIYELRKEISYIL, from the coding sequence ATGGAAACAAAACTACTAAGGATAGCAGAATTAGCAAAGTCTGATCCTAAAATGAAATTTACATCTCTTGCACATCTATTAAAGAAGCAAGCACTAGCTCAATGTCATCATGAATTACCCAATAGGAAAGCAACAGGGGTTAATGGGACAACTAAAGAGCAGTACGGTGAAAATCTAGAAGAAAATATAGAGGAGTTAGTAAGTAGGCTTAAAAGCAAAAGCTATCGACCTGTTCCAGTAAGGAGAATGTATATTCCGAAGCTCAATTCAAACAAGAAAAGACCATTAGGAATTCCGGAACACGAAGACAAGATTGTTCAAAAAGGCATTACAAAGATACTAAACACCATCTATGAAAATGATTTTCTAGACTGTTCCTTTGGGTTTCGTCCAAACCGCAGTTGCCATGATGCCTTGAAAATACTGAACCTCTATATTGAAAAGAGGGCAGTAAATTACGTAGTAGATGTCGATATTCGCGGATTCTTCGACAATGTTGACCACAAATGGATGATGGAGTTCCTAAAACTGCGAATTGCCGACCCTAGCCTATTAAGAATAATAGGCAGGTTTCTTAAAGGTGGATATATGGAGGAAGGCAAGAAATACAAAACAGACAACGGCACGCCGCAAGGCGGCGTAATATCTCCGGTATTAGCCAACGTGTATCTCCATTATGTCCTAGACTTATGGTTTGAGAAAAGGGTCAAGAAACACTGTAAAGGGCAGGCATATCTAGTAAGATATGCAGATGATTTTGTGTGCTGTTTTCAATATCAGAGCGAAGCTCAGAAATTCTTCCAATCATTAAAAGTTAGATTAAAGAAATTTAACTTGGAAATTGCCGAGGATAAAACCAAAATTATTCCCTTCGGGCGGCTTGCGGAGAAATATGCAAAACAAAAGGGAAATAGGAAACCAGCAACCTTTGATTTCCTAGGCTTTACACACTATTGTGGGAAAAGTAAACAAGGGAAATTTCGGATGAAACGGAAAACGAGCAGAAAGAAAGTCCAAGCTAAATTAAAAGAATCTAAGGAATGGCTAAAGAAGAATAGAAATAAGAAAATCCATATAATAATGGACAGATTTCGACGCTCGCTTATTGGTTATTACAACTATTATTGCATCACTGATAATACCACAAATGTTGGCAACTTTAAGTGCAAAATCGAGGAACTACTGTTTAAATGGCTCAACAGAAGAAGTCAAAGGAAATCCTTTAAATGGGACAAATTCAGACTATTTCTTGACAAACATCCACTACCTTCACCAAGAATTAAAGTGAATATATATGAATTAAGAAAAGAGATTAGCTATATTCTGTGA
- a CDS encoding nucleotidyltransferase domain-containing protein — MGDNEEVWRPLSITEIHSIFSIIPIQWWIAGGWALDIYLQKVTRAHEDIDIVILRPDHLILQRHLGRDWEMFIAFKGHLIPWNKNQLLDSHYDNIWVKKKDESTWAFQVMLLDIEEKNWIYKRNNTIRKSLEDIGLVSLSGIPFLKPEIQLLYKGGSSVIREKDFIDLGNILPKLNVSNRDWLKKSLKIQYPHGHKWIELIDSYAKV; from the coding sequence TTGGGAGATAATGAAGAAGTCTGGAGACCTCTTTCTATTACTGAAATTCATAGTATCTTCAGCATAATTCCTATCCAATGGTGGATTGCTGGTGGGTGGGCTTTAGATATTTATTTACAAAAAGTCACAAGGGCTCATGAGGATATTGACATAGTTATCCTAAGACCAGATCACTTAATTTTACAAAGACATCTGGGTAGAGATTGGGAAATGTTTATAGCATTTAAAGGGCATTTAATACCCTGGAACAAGAATCAATTGCTAGACTCTCATTATGATAATATCTGGGTTAAGAAAAAAGATGAATCAACATGGGCTTTCCAAGTAATGTTATTGGATATAGAGGAGAAGAATTGGATCTACAAACGAAACAACACAATAAGAAAGTCACTTGAAGATATTGGGTTAGTATCTTTATCTGGAATACCATTTTTAAAACCAGAAATACAACTTCTTTATAAAGGTGGAAGTTCTGTCATTAGAGAAAAAGACTTTATTGATTTAGGGAATATATTACCTAAATTAAATGTTAGCAACCGTGATTGGTTAAAAAAATCCTTGAAAATACAGTACCCTCATGGACATAAATGGATTGAACTAATAGATTCTTATGCCAAAGTTTAA
- a CDS encoding serine hydrolase, which yields MNKIIDKLKEIDTGEIGVILFSSKEQRYETSLNSELTVPLASAAKVAIAYCVAKWVEENTYNWEDLINEISFNPEEDSKELYPHLQNRKSLPLREAVEVMIACHDSYVARSIVNYCGGWKKLNHSIQSYYPTISITENPRDIKNKGQLNQILEIMIHIFQGYKTQPLLWTPIINGLVRQKGDMTHIPTHHLNHMTGGLDNVVIDIGIIGDFNENPFIFAVGATSLPNRFTNQAADNKIMEAMNLLYEEYLKQ from the coding sequence TTGAATAAAATTATTGATAAACTAAAAGAAATAGATACCGGAGAAATAGGTGTCATATTATTTTCCAGCAAAGAACAAAGGTATGAGACCTCTTTAAATAGTGAACTTACAGTCCCCCTTGCATCTGCAGCAAAAGTGGCAATAGCATATTGTGTAGCAAAATGGGTAGAGGAAAATACATATAATTGGGAAGACCTAATTAATGAGATTTCATTTAATCCAGAAGAAGATAGCAAGGAACTTTATCCTCATCTACAAAATAGAAAATCGCTTCCTTTAAGGGAGGCTGTAGAAGTAATGATTGCTTGTCACGATAGTTATGTTGCTAGAAGTATTGTTAATTATTGTGGTGGCTGGAAAAAGTTGAACCATTCAATCCAATCTTATTATCCAACAATAAGTATTACTGAAAACCCAAGAGATATTAAAAACAAGGGTCAGCTAAACCAAATCCTTGAAATAATGATACATATTTTTCAAGGCTACAAAACTCAACCTCTCCTTTGGACACCAATAATTAATGGTTTAGTTAGACAAAAAGGAGATATGACGCATATTCCAACACACCATCTAAATCATATGACAGGTGGATTAGACAACGTTGTGATTGATATTGGCATAATCGGTGACTTCAATGAAAATCCTTTTATTTTTGCAGTAGGTGCTACTAGTTTACCTAATAGATTTACCAATCAGGCTGCTGATAATAAAATTATGGAAGCTATGAATTTGCTTTATGAGGAATATTTAAAGCAATAA
- a CDS encoding alpha/beta hydrolase: MVELESFQMVSSILKNSRLVRVYLPKSYSKLESKRYPVLYMHDGQNVFQDRDAIGGISLGLEEYVEKNDIDVIIVAIDQVVEERKNEYCPWVSGEFVRELTGNSDSYGGKGEQYIEFIVQELKPTIDSNYRTIRDNSLMAGISLGGLITIYAACKYPHLFRTIICLSSSFWSNQEEIEKLIDDSDLTLIESIYLDCGTNEAGEGTKLSDEFIKSNQIIYRKLKDKILNTSFVVVPDAEHSYRFFKRRKRELFLSLQKK, from the coding sequence TTGGTTGAACTGGAATCTTTTCAAATGGTTAGTTCAATATTAAAGAACAGTAGACTTGTTCGGGTATATCTTCCCAAGAGTTATTCAAAATTAGAAAGCAAGCGATATCCAGTTTTATATATGCACGATGGTCAAAATGTGTTTCAAGATAGGGATGCAATTGGCGGTATTTCGTTAGGGCTAGAAGAATATGTAGAAAAGAATGATATAGATGTAATTATAGTAGCTATTGACCAAGTCGTTGAAGAACGTAAAAATGAGTATTGTCCATGGGTAAGTGGAGAGTTTGTAAGAGAATTAACGGGTAATAGTGATTCTTATGGCGGAAAAGGAGAGCAATATATCGAGTTTATAGTCCAAGAATTGAAACCTACCATTGATAGTAATTACCGCACTATTAGAGATAATAGCCTGATGGCAGGAATATCACTTGGTGGATTAATCACGATTTACGCTGCCTGTAAATATCCTCATTTATTCCGTACTATAATTTGTTTATCTTCTTCCTTTTGGTCTAATCAGGAGGAAATAGAAAAACTTATTGATGATAGTGATCTTACACTCATTGAGTCCATTTATTTAGACTGCGGAACAAATGAGGCTGGTGAAGGGACCAAATTAAGTGATGAATTTATTAAGTCTAATCAAATCATCTATAGGAAATTAAAAGATAAAATCCTAAATACAAGTTTTGTGGTTGTTCCAGATGCTGAACATTCTTATAGATTTTTCAAAAGAAGAAAGCGAGAATTGTTTCTCTCTTTACAAAAAAAGTGA
- a CDS encoding DNA/RNA helicase domain-containing protein encodes MSVLRKPIDLNSLVSSYKDLPVEIFEGILNFFDFTMRYEEIDQISNFISNIYVEDRYFGYFYVGYKIPQIDKEFDLLRFGENYILNVEIKSILKEEDAREQLVQNKYYLSSLGRKLKLFTYISEDNSFYQLDDDETFNPVDFAVFEKLLVSQKIEHHPNLDTLFDPSDYLVSPFNDSERFRKGSYFLTKQQQQFKNEILKGSSRFIILEGLPGTGKTLLLYDLAKELSETQEIVIIHTGELNVGHLILHQEYNWSIIPIKEVKEIEQLNPKFIFVDETQRMYPWQLKYLIEYIQKNDISGIFSIDPKQILSLRERNYNNLDRLKSLENRELFKLSKKIRTNKELGAFIKGLFNLENMKYCNNTENISIHYFGDINQARGFAEGLEREGWQIIDYTGQNFNGQAIQRMKLNRGLNAHNVLGQEFDKVLVLVGSTFYYNDQNSIAVRNANYYDPERMFYQSVTRARKQIMLLVVNNPEFMSKLINAVNKKRSS; translated from the coding sequence GTGAGTGTATTGAGAAAACCAATTGATTTAAATTCACTAGTTAGTAGTTACAAAGATTTACCGGTGGAGATTTTTGAAGGTATCTTGAATTTTTTTGATTTTACTATGAGATATGAAGAAATTGATCAGATTTCTAATTTTATTTCTAATATTTATGTAGAAGATAGGTACTTTGGATATTTTTATGTAGGTTATAAAATACCTCAAATAGATAAGGAGTTTGATTTGCTTCGATTTGGTGAAAATTACATTTTAAATGTGGAAATAAAATCGATTTTAAAAGAAGAAGATGCTCGAGAACAGTTAGTCCAAAATAAATATTATTTATCTTCCTTAGGTAGGAAGTTAAAATTATTCACATATATTTCAGAAGATAATAGTTTTTATCAATTAGATGATGATGAAACTTTTAACCCAGTAGATTTTGCTGTTTTTGAAAAACTTTTAGTCAGTCAAAAAATAGAGCACCATCCAAATTTAGATACTTTATTTGACCCATCTGATTATTTAGTTTCCCCTTTCAATGATAGTGAGAGATTCAGAAAAGGGTCCTATTTTTTAACAAAACAACAGCAACAATTTAAGAATGAAATATTAAAGGGCTCCTCAAGGTTTATAATTCTAGAAGGGTTACCGGGTACAGGAAAAACATTATTACTATATGATTTAGCAAAAGAATTAAGCGAAACTCAAGAAATAGTTATAATTCATACGGGAGAATTAAATGTTGGCCATTTAATACTACATCAAGAATACAACTGGAGCATTATACCTATCAAAGAGGTTAAAGAGATAGAACAACTTAATCCTAAATTTATTTTTGTTGATGAAACTCAAAGAATGTATCCTTGGCAGCTAAAATATTTAATCGAATATATACAAAAAAATGATATATCCGGTATATTTTCTATTGATCCAAAACAGATACTTTCGCTTCGTGAACGTAACTACAATAATTTGGATAGACTCAAGTCTTTGGAGAACCGGGAGTTATTTAAGCTAAGTAAAAAAATTAGGACAAATAAAGAGCTTGGTGCTTTTATTAAAGGTTTGTTTAACTTGGAAAATATGAAGTATTGTAATAACACCGAAAATATCTCCATTCATTACTTTGGTGATATTAACCAAGCGAGAGGGTTTGCAGAAGGGTTGGAACGAGAGGGATGGCAGATTATTGACTATACAGGTCAGAATTTCAATGGTCAAGCTATCCAGAGGATGAAGTTAAACAGAGGATTGAATGCGCATAATGTTTTGGGACAAGAGTTTGATAAAGTACTTGTTTTAGTTGGTTCTACTTTTTATTACAATGATCAAAATAGTATTGCTGTAAGAAATGCAAACTATTATGATCCGGAGCGAATGTTCTATCAATCTGTTACTCGCGCGAGAAAACAAATCATGTTGCTGGTTGTAAATAATCCAGAGTTTATGAGTAAACTCATTAATGCAGTTAATAAAAAGCGTTCTTCTTAG
- a CDS encoding AAA family ATPase, giving the protein MIKKINIYDYGVYRDFIWDNAIGNTDDTTFGHRNIIYGRNYSGKTTFSRLFRSLENGVLHEDFNNGKFLITLDDGTEISEQEIEKSSNKIRVFNSDFKKENLSFLYTDEGEILPFTILGEQNIEIEKKIDFARRKNDDIKFELYGKNNDGLVNRFITETKRISSMEKEVQQKIREAASNIRNNSLFFVATEKKKQYDSRDFILEIPKAKVLDNLTEEKLRNIIKEEIKPVLNELKDFEYNASNLIVEANALLTREIKPSKVIERLAKNSLLQQWVREGIAFHEKEHKEDCAFCGNPIDKQLWEDFDSHFTREVDDFSLKIDNLITKIEITKEWIINYQLPIKKSEFYSVFQEEFIFWAEEYEYLKNESIMQLNKTIDILNERKLSLFIPINTTLRVTELEQQISTNIYNMNKLIENHNDFTNGFMNEQEKARRQLRLNEIQKVIKIINYEKAKKNIDEENNKLLRIGAQKDALILEANETMIKIEELEAMIKDEQNSVKEINNYLKTFLGHPELYLNLINSSGPEKKSKFVIMRKEEMARNLSEGEQSLIAFCYFLATLKDISDVKDYTIFIDDPICSLDSNHIFYVYSLIDSEIASKKYKQVFISTHNLDFLKYLQKITNPEKNKQRLKLYKNKYWLIEKCFNEEHEVISTVKKMPKYLEKYSTEFIYLFHEIYRVANEEQNDENYHVFYNFPNNARKFIETYMFFKYPDIQMGNDRRILSFFGGKVEVRSFINRINNEYSHGEEQPDRLFKPVNIPEFKENAKIILEAISIRDSEQYDAFLNSIGALSRVTEQSIGGVSTN; this is encoded by the coding sequence ATGATCAAAAAAATAAATATTTACGATTATGGAGTTTATAGAGATTTTATCTGGGATAATGCAATAGGAAATACAGATGATACCACCTTTGGGCATAGGAATATAATATATGGTAGGAACTATTCAGGTAAAACAACATTTTCAAGGTTATTTAGAAGCCTCGAAAATGGAGTACTTCATGAAGACTTTAATAATGGAAAGTTTTTGATTACTTTAGATGATGGTACAGAGATATCAGAACAAGAAATTGAAAAAAGCTCAAATAAAATTAGGGTCTTTAACTCTGATTTTAAGAAAGAAAATTTAAGTTTTTTGTACACTGATGAAGGTGAAATTCTCCCTTTTACAATACTAGGCGAACAAAATATTGAAATTGAAAAGAAAATTGATTTTGCACGAAGAAAAAATGATGACATAAAATTTGAACTATATGGAAAAAACAACGATGGCTTAGTTAATCGATTCATTACAGAAACGAAAAGAATTTCATCAATGGAGAAGGAAGTACAACAAAAAATAAGAGAAGCAGCAAGTAATATTAGAAACAATTCTTTATTTTTTGTTGCTACTGAGAAAAAGAAGCAATATGATAGTAGAGATTTTATTTTGGAAATACCGAAAGCTAAAGTATTAGATAATCTAACTGAAGAAAAACTTCGGAACATAATTAAAGAAGAAATTAAGCCGGTTTTAAATGAATTAAAGGATTTTGAATATAACGCCTCAAATCTGATAGTCGAAGCAAACGCACTATTAACACGAGAAATTAAACCTAGCAAAGTTATTGAAAGGTTAGCAAAAAATAGTTTACTACAACAATGGGTCAGAGAAGGAATTGCCTTCCATGAAAAGGAGCATAAAGAAGACTGTGCTTTTTGTGGGAATCCAATAGATAAACAATTATGGGAAGATTTTGATAGTCATTTCACTAGAGAAGTAGATGATTTTTCCTTAAAAATTGATAACTTAATCACAAAAATAGAAATTACAAAAGAGTGGATAATAAATTATCAATTACCGATAAAGAAATCAGAATTTTATTCCGTTTTTCAAGAAGAATTCATTTTTTGGGCTGAAGAATATGAATATCTTAAAAATGAAAGTATAATGCAACTAAATAAGACAATCGACATATTAAATGAGAGAAAACTTAGCTTATTTATCCCTATCAATACGACACTAAGAGTTACTGAATTAGAACAGCAAATTTCAACTAATATTTATAATATGAATAAATTAATTGAGAACCACAATGATTTTACAAACGGTTTTATGAATGAACAAGAGAAAGCAAGACGTCAGTTAAGACTCAACGAAATACAAAAGGTAATAAAGATTATTAACTATGAAAAAGCAAAAAAGAATATAGATGAAGAAAATAATAAGCTTCTGCGAATAGGTGCACAAAAAGATGCTCTAATTTTAGAGGCAAACGAAACAATGATAAAGATCGAAGAATTAGAAGCGATGATAAAAGATGAGCAAAATTCAGTCAAAGAGATTAATAACTATTTAAAAACGTTTCTTGGCCATCCAGAATTATATTTAAATTTAATAAATAGTAGCGGACCAGAAAAAAAATCGAAATTTGTGATAATGCGAAAAGAAGAAATGGCAAGAAATTTAAGCGAAGGTGAGCAAAGTTTAATTGCATTTTGTTATTTCTTGGCAACTCTTAAAGATATTTCAGATGTAAAAGATTATACTATTTTTATTGATGATCCTATTTGCAGTTTAGATAGCAACCATATTTTTTATGTTTACAGTTTAATTGATTCTGAAATAGCTAGTAAAAAATATAAGCAGGTTTTCATTTCAACGCACAATTTAGACTTTCTAAAATACCTACAGAAAATCACTAATCCCGAAAAAAATAAGCAAAGATTAAAACTCTATAAAAATAAGTACTGGTTAATAGAAAAATGTTTTAATGAAGAACACGAAGTTATAAGTACGGTCAAAAAAATGCCTAAGTATTTGGAAAAATACTCAACAGAATTTATTTACCTTTTTCATGAGATATATAGGGTAGCAAATGAAGAGCAGAACGATGAGAATTATCATGTATTTTACAATTTCCCTAACAATGCTCGAAAATTTATAGAAACGTATATGTTTTTCAAATACCCTGATATCCAGATGGGGAATGATAGAAGAATACTGTCTTTCTTTGGTGGAAAAGTGGAAGTTCGTTCATTTATTAACAGGATAAACAATGAATATTCACATGGTGAAGAACAGCCCGATAGATTGTTTAAACCGGTTAATATCCCAGAATTTAAAGAAAATGCAAAAATAATTTTAGAGGCCATTTCTATACGAGATAGTGAACAGTATGATGCATTCCTTAATAGTATAGGTGCTCTGTCACGAGTTACCGAACAAAGTATAGGAGGGGTATCTACAAACTAG